CACAGCCAGTACGCCAGCTCCCCGGCGAACCACGGTTGTCCGGCCTCGACCGCCAGCCCGTGGACCCGGCGCAGCTCTGCGGTTGCCCGTGTCGGCTCGCCGGCCAGCCAGTGCCGTTCCGCCAGCGCCGCGGCCACCGGCACGACGAACTGGAGTTCCCGGCTTTGCGCGGCCCAGCGCGTCGCGCCGTCCAGGTGGTGTGGCCCGGCCGGGCCGCCGCGCCGGGCGTCCAGCCGGTTCAGCGTGACCAGTGCCGGGGCCAGACTCGCGCCGGGCTGCTCGGTGCCGCTCAACGCCTGTTCGGCATCGGCGCGGGCACCGGACCAGTCCCCGGTGGCCAGCCGCAGCCGGGCCCGGTAGCCGAGCAGATGGCGGGCGTACCCGTCGAGGTCCCGCGTGGTGGTGAAGTGCAGGGCGCGATCGAGCGCCTCGGCAGCCGGCGCCAACCGGTGCCAGTCCACCGTCACGGTGGCGAGGTTGACCAGCGCGCGGGCCGCGTGGTCGTCGAGGTGGTGGGCGGCGGCCAGGGTGTGCCCGCGTTCCAGCTCGATGACGCCGGCGACGTCGCCGCGTTGAAGGCGCGCCGAGCCGACGTTGACCAGCGCGTGGGCCTCGGTCTCCGCGTCGCCGAGCCGCCGGGCCAGCTCCCGGGCCCGGCCACCCCAGTCGATGGCCCGGTCGACGTCGTCGCCGAGCATGAGCAGCTGCGACATGTTGCTGTACGCCATGGCCAACTGCACGCCCGGTGGCGCGGACTCCAGCACCTGGACCGCGCGGGTGCCCGCCGCCCGGGCTGCCGTGCTGTCCCCGGTCCACCAGCAGAGCCGGGACACCCAGCGCAGGTTCTCGCCGATCCGCAGCGGATCGCCCTCGGCCTCCCGCAGGGTCAGCGCGTCCCGCCGTGCGGCGAGCGCCTGCGCGCCCAGCCCGGCCAGATATGCCGCGGTCGCGTACGCCTCCAGGAACTCGGCACGGCGCGGCGGCGGCAGACCCGCGGCGTGCGGGAGCGCGACGGTGTAATGGTCCGCCGCCTGCCGGTGCGCGCCCGCCCGGCTCGCCCGCTGTGCCGCCACGGGGGCCCAGCGCAGCACCGCCGTGGGATCGTCGGCGTGGTGTGCGTGGTGCACCAGCCGGGCGGCGTCGACGTCGGCCCGTGGCGTGAGCCGGGCCAGCACGGCCGCGTGCAGCGCGGCCCGGCGCACCGGGGACAGTGACTCCCGCACCGCCCGGCCCAGCAGCTCGTGCCGGAACGCCACCCCGTTCCCCGCCGGCACGAGCACGCCCAGGTCCAGGCTCTCCTGCACGGCGGCCGGCGAATGATCGACCAGCAGGTACGGCTCGGCCCGGGACGGAACCACCGAGACCAGGGCGGCGACCTCCCGCGCCGGCGGCGACAGCGCGGCCAGCCGGGCCAGCACCAGATCGCGTACGGTCGGCGGCACACCCGGACCGGTCGCGGCCAGCACCTCGGTGACCAGCAGCGGGTTGCCCCCGGTGGCCTGGTACAACCCGGCTGGGGCGCGGCCGGCGCGGCGGGCCAGCGCCGCGACGGCGTCCGTGGACAGGGCGGGCAGCGGCAGCCGGTGGACCAGCGGCCGGGGCAGGCCGGCGAGCACGCCGTGCAGCGGATGCTCCGCTCCGACCTCGTCGTCGCGCAGGGTGAGCACGAGCAGCGCCGGGTGGCGTGCCAACCGCCGCCCCAGGTACGCGATCAGGTCCAGCGTGGCCCCGTCCGCCCAGTGCGCGTCCTCCACCACCATCACCGTCCGGTGCCCGCGCCGGGGATCGGTCAGCTCATCGAGGAGCGCGTCGAACACCGTGCCGCGGCGTTCGGCCTCCGCCGCGGCGTGCAGCGCGGTCAGTCGCTCCGCGAGTACGCCGCCGACCTGACGGGCGATGTCGTGCAGTGGGCCGAGTGCCCGCGGCGTCAACAGCGGGTCGCAGCTGCCCCAGAGCACCCGGGCACGCGGCGCGGCCGTCGCCGCGAACGCGTTGACCACTGCGGACTTGCCGGCACCCGCCTCGCCGGCGACCAGCGCGATCGCGCCGCCGGGGGAGACCAGCAGCCGGTCCAGGGTGGCGAGCGTGTTCGCGCGCTCCAGTAGCTCCATCAGGGTCGATGCTAGTCAGCCGGACGTCCGGCCACCGCTCACTGCTGCCGGGCTCCTGCGGGGGAGCCGAGCGCCGGGGCGCGTTCGAAGATGTAGTAGACGGGGACGCCGGCGATGATGACCAGTGCCACCAGCGGGCTGACGAAGGCGACGGCGACCGCGGCCAGATACAGGATCGTCGCCGCCCCGAATCGCAGCCGCGCCTTCCAACGGGTCCGCTCCGGCACCGGCTGCGGGAGCCGCCCCGGACGCAGGGTCCATTCGAAGATTCCGGCGAAGCTCAGCCCCATCCCCAGGAAGGCGGCCGCATACAGAATCACCGCCACCTGGGCGTCCTGCCCGCCCAGCGGGAGGTACTTGGCCACCGTCGCCGTGTCCACCGGAATCAGAACCACGAACAGCAGCAGGACGAGGTTGAGGAGGGCCAGGGTCCGGTCGATGACGACGAGGTTGTCGATGAGGGCGTGGTGGTTGACCCAGATGAGCCCGATCGTGGCGAAGCTGATCAGGTAGACGACGAATGATGACCAGTGGTCCGCGACCTGATGCAGGAGCGGGCCATGGCCCGGGCCGGCCACCGCCAGATTCAGCGCGAGAAGCGTGATCGCGACCGCGAAGACGGCATCACTGAACACCTCCAGCCGGGTTCGGCTCACCCGACAGTTCTACCGCAACGCTCGACGGGCTGTGGGCGTTCAACCGGGCCCGCACCCGTCGAGCAGCGGTGACGTCGTCAGCCGAGCACGTCCGTGTAACCCCGTTCCAGGTACACGGTCGACCACGTCACACCACCGGCAGCGGAGTTGGCGCCGCCACCCCTGGCCAGCAACTCCCCGGTCTGCGGGTCGAAAAGCAGATACTCCCTGCCCCAGTCGCCGGGGCTCGGCCGGGGACCTCGGCCGAAGTCGGCCGACACCACGATCCCGGTCCGTCCTGCCGGATCAGTCTGCTCATCGCGACAGGTCACCCCGTCCGTTCCGGCGAGGAACCGCAGCACCGCAGCCCGACGCGCAAAATCCACGACCCGCTCGTTGTTCAGCTCAGCGACGCTGACAAGGACGTGCGACGGTCCGTTCTCCCGCGCCTGGTACAGCGCCTCAGCCATTGCCGCTGGTTGCGGCGCCGGCAGTGGCAGGACGGTGAAGTCTCCCGGGCGCAGGTCGTCCGTGTCGGAACCCTCGTTCGGGATCATCTCTGGGTGCTCGGCGTAGAAGTTCCGCGATGCGTCGTCCGGATAGGTCGGTGCTCCTCGCACGGTGCGCAGGCGTCCCGAGCCGTCAGCCGCGAGCCACCGCGACGTCTCCTCGCTGTACAGCACGCTCACCAACTGAGTGCGGCTACCCGGCTGCACCATCGAGCTGCCGCCCTGCCCCCTCCGGTGCAGGTATTCATACCGTCCGGCCTGTCCGTCGTACGACGTGGCTCGCATCCGGTCCGCGATCGTGCTCAGGCAGTGGGCCGGAACGCCAGCGGCACCCGGAACAGTCGGAGGCTGGGATGATCCGGCGGGTCCGGCGGTGGGCCGGAGGATCGTGACCGTCATCGCCGCGACGGCGACCACGGCGAAGGCCGCCCCGACGGTGACGAGTCGCCGCGCCCGCCGAACAGGTACCACGGCGCCGTACGACGTGACGTCGTTGCTGGCGAGCCGCAATACTTCCTCGACGTCACCGGCCCCCACCTGGATTCCACGGGCCGGGTCAGCGGCCTCCAGCAGTTCCCGCACTCGCTTGTTCATCGCGCTCCTCCCAGCTGGCCGTCGAGTGAGGGGGTCTGTTCGGGCTGCTCCCGGAGCATCTCGGTCAGCCGCCGTCGAGCCCGGTGCAGCCGCACTTTGGCCGTGGCCGCACCGCAGCCCAGGACCAGCGCCGCCTCGCTCAGCGACGACTGTTCCCAGCCGACCAGCCGCAGGATCTCCTGATCGTCGTCCGACAGCCGGCTGAGCGCCGCACGGACGTCGACCAGCCGCACGACGCCGTCATGGCGGTCCAACGCGGCAGCCTCGGTCAGCTCCACGGGCGGCGGTACGGCCCGTTGGGCCCGCCAATGGTTGGCCAACAGCCGACGAGCGACCCCGTACAGCCAGGGCAACGTCCGCGCCGGAAGTTCAGACCGACGCCGCCAGGCCACCAGGAACACCTCCTGGGCAAGTTCCTCCGCCGCCGTCAGACCGTCGAGTCGCCGCAGTCCGTAGCGCACGACGTCTGGATAGTGCCGCGCGTAGATCCCGCGGAACCAGTCGGCTCCCCGGGCGTTGACTTCCCTCATACCCCTACTTGTGTCAGTGAGCGGCCGGGGGTTACCGAACCTGGACCGTATCCGCTCGCTCGCGTCCCACCATCTACTGCGACTCGTGACGGGGAATCGCAGGGTGCTCGCGTCGGTAGCTGCCTTCTCGCTGCTTCCGGCAGAACAGTGAGCGCCGGAAACGAATCAAGGCCCCTCGGTGGAGGGGCCTTGACCTTTACCTCTGGTCGGGGTGGCCGGATTCGAACCGACGACCTCTTCGTCCCGAACGAAGCGCGCTACCAAGCTGCGCCACACCCCGAGGCGTGCCGACAAATAGTAGCCCACCCGTCCCGATGGTCAAACTCGGTACCCCCGGCGGCCGGCCCCTGCCCGGAGCAGCCAAGATCCGCGCAACGTCAGGGATGTTGTGGTCTCGCGGCGCGGTGAGGCGGCTGTTTCCCTGAAGTCGTGTGGATCTTGACGCAGGGCGGCCGGGTCGCGGCACCGGGCGCGCCGGGGCGGGTCAGCGGGGGATCAGGGTGAGGATTGTCGCCTCGGGGGGGCAGGCGAAGCGGACCGGGGCGGTCGGGTGGGTGCCCAGGCCCGCGGAGACGTGCAGCCAGGAGTCCGAGCCCGGCCACCGGTGCAGCCCGCTCGCCATCGAGCGGGGCAGCCCGCAGTTGGTCACCAACGCACCGACGCCGGGTACGCAGACCTGCCCGCCGTGGGTGTGCCCGGCCAGCAGCAGCCCGAAGCCGTCCGCGGCCATCTGGTCCAGCACCCGCGGTTCGGGGGAGTGCGCCATTGCGATGGACAGGTCCGCCGAGGACGAGATGGCGCCGTCCACGGCCCCGTAGTCGTCCCGCTCGATGTGCGGGTCGTCCACGCCCACCAGGTCGATCTGCCGACCGCCGGCCTTGAGCATGCTGCGGGCGTTGTTCAGGTCCAACCAGCCGGCGCCGGTGAACACCTGCCGCAGCTCCTTGTAGGGCAGGTCGACGCCCTCGGTGTACTCCCGGTCGGGCAGGAAGTAGGTGAACGGGTTCTTCCATACGGGCCCGGTGTAGTCGTTGGAGCCGAACACGAAGGCGCCCGGGTAGTCCAGCAGCGGTTGCAGCGCCCGCAGCACCCCGGGCACCGCCCCCGGGTGCGCCATGTTGTCGCCGGTCACCACGACCAGGTCCGGGTCGAGGGCGGCCAGCGACGCCACCCAGTGCTGCTTGCGCGCCTGGTCGGGCATCATGTGCAGGTCCGACAGGTGGAGCACGCGCAGCGGCTCCGCGTCGGCCGGCAGCATCGGTACGTCGTACCGCCGCAGGGTGAACCTGTTGCGCTCGACGAGTGACGCGTACGCGAGGGTGGCCGCTCCGACCGCGGCGGTTCCGGCGGCGAGCCGGAATAGTGTGCGCTTTCGCATGCCGTTCAGGGTAGTTTGACCGTCCATGAGCACGCTGAAGGACCGCCTCACTGCCGACATGCGTTCCGCGCTCAAGGCGCGCGACGAGCTGACCACCTCCACGCTACGGATGGCCCTGGCCGCCGTCGGCACCGCCGAGGTCGCCGGCAAGGCCAAGCGCGAGCTCACCGACGACGAGGTGCTCGCGGTGCTGACCAAGGAGGCGAAGAAGCGCCGGGAGGCGGCCACCGCCTTCGCCGACGCGGGCCGCGCCGAGCAGGCGGCGAAGGAGACCGCCGAGGGTGAGGTGCTGGACCGCTACCTGCCCAAGCAGCTCTCGGACGCCGAGTTGACCGAGCTGGTGTCGGGGGCGCTCGCCGCGGGCGGCTTCACCGGTAAGGCCCAGATGGGCCCGGCGATGAAGGCGGCCCAGGCCGCGGTGGCCGGCCAGGCCGAGGGTGGTCGGGTGGCCGCCGAGGTACGCCGCCAGCTCGGCCTCTGACACCGGCGGCACCCGGACCGGCGGGGTTCCGATACCGCGCGCACAGTCCGGGCAGACGAAACGGGCGGGCACCCGAGGGTGTCCGCCCGTTTCATTGGTCCTGCTCGGTCGCCTCAGCCGCCGGGGCGGCCCGTGCCGGGTCGACCAGGCCGGTTGCCGGGTTGGTCCGGGTTGCCGGGCGTGGTGCCACCCGGCGGCGGAGTCCCGCCGCCGCTGCTGACCTGGATGGTGACCACCCCGCCCTTGATGGTGCGCCCGTCCGGGCTGGTGCCGGCGGCGGTGCCGGCCGGGCACGTCGAGGTCACCTTCGTGTCGGAGACGACCGGCTCGAAGCTGGCGTTCCTGAGCCGGGACTTCGCGCTGTCCACCGACGAGCACTTCACGTCGGGGATGCTGCGCTGGTCACCCTCGGCGATCTTGCGGCCCGGCGGTTCGAAGTTGACGCGCGGCTTGTGCTTCATGGCGTCCCGAAGCGTCTCGTACACCGGCGGGTTGATGCCGTCCTTCTCCTTGTGCTTCATCTCGACGTTGGTCTGTGGCCAGTCCGGGTCGGCCATGATGCCGGCCACCGAGTACTGCTTGGTCATCGCGACCAGGGCTGCGGTCTTCTCCGAGTCGGTGGTGCCGGACTTGCCGGCCACCGGCGCTTTGACGACGCCCTTCACGACGCCGGCGGTGCGGCTGCCGCCGCACTTGCTGGTGCTGGAGTTGTCACCGACCGGGCAGCGGGCGGCGTCCACGGCGGCTCGGGCCACGTCGGTGCTGAACCGCTTCTCGCAGCGCGGGTTGGCGATGTCCAGCTTCTTGCCCTCCGGGTCGCGGATCTCCTGGACCGGGATCGGCTCGCAGTACTTGCCGTCCGCCGCGATGGTCGCGTACGCGTTGGCCAGGTCGAGCGGGGTCGCCGACGAGACACCGAGGGTGAACGCTCCCCAGTCGTGGGCGTACGCCTTGTTGTTGGCCCAGTCGTTTTCCTCGCTGACCCGGAAGTTGATGCCGGCCCGCTTGGCGGCGTCGACCACGTTCTCCGCACCCACCTGCTGCTGTAGCGGGACGAAGTAGGTGTTGACCGACTGGGCGAACGCGCTCCACATGGTCTGCACGCCGCCGGGCTTCTGGTTGGAGTTGGTCGGGCAGTAGAAGTGGGTGCCCTTGCAGGCGGCGGGGCTGCCCTGCTTGACGACGTACTCCGACTTGAACTGCTGCTGCGCGTTGATGGTGTAGCTGAGCGGGATGCCCTTCTCCAGCGCCGCCAGGATCGTGAAGATCTTGAAGGTCGACCCGGCCTGGTAGCCGGTGATGCCGTCGCCGCCGGTGAGCAGCGGGTTGACCGTCGCCGGATAGTTGCCCCGGATGCCCTTCCGCTTCTTCGCGGGATCGCTGGACAGCTTGTTCTTCGGGTTCTTCGGGTCGTCCAGCTTGAACTGCCGGTTGACCGCGAGCGCCCGGACCCGGCCGCTGCCGGGCTCGACCACCGCGACCATGGCGGCTTCCTTGCTGTTCTCGCTCTTGGCCCTGCGGACCGCCCGGTCCGCGCCGTTCTGCGCCTGAACCTCGAGCGAGGTCACGATGTTGTAGCCGCCGCTCTTCAGCCGCCGCTCCCGGTCGTACGAGGTCGAGCCGAACGTCTCCTGCTGCATCCACCAGCGGTAGAAGTAGTCGCAGAAGAAGCCCCAGCTGTTGACGTTGGCGGCGACGCAGCCGTTCGGGGTGCGCTTGTCCTTCACCACGAGCTTGGTCGCCTTGGCCGCGTCGGCCTCCTGCTGGCTGATGGCCTTGATGTCGACCATGTTCTGGATGACGTAGTTGCGTCGGTTCAGCGCGAGCGGGAAGCCCGCCTTGGTGGTCGGGTCGTTGGTGGTCGGCGCCTTCACCATCCCGGCCAGCAGCGCCGCTTCCTCGATCTTCAGCTTGCTCGGCGGCTTGCCGAAGTAGACCTGGCTGGCGGCGAAGACGCCGTACGCGCCGTTGCCGAACGAGGCCAGGTTGAGGTAGCGGGTGAGGATTTCGTCCTTGGTGAACTCCTTGTCGACCTGCAGGGCCAGCCGCATCTCACGGAGCTTGCGGGCGCTGGTGTCCTCGGTCGCCGCGACCACGTCGGCCGGGTGGGTGGCCGAGTACGCGATGGCCAGCCGGACGTACTGCATGGTCAGCGTCGAGGCGCCCTGCCGGCCGGCGCTCTCGTTCTGGTTGTTCACGAACGCGCGGGCGACACCGTTGATGTCGACGCCGTTGTGCTTGTAGAAGTCATGGTCTTCGGCCGCGATGATGGCCTTCTGCATGTACGGCGAGATGTCGGGGAGCTTCACGTCGCGCCGGTTCTCGTCGTACATGATCGCCAGCGGTGTCTTGCCGTCCGAGGCGTACAGGTAGCTGATCTGTGGCGCGCGGGCCACCGTCAGCTCCGTGGGCAGGGCGCCGAAGGTCTCGGCGCCGGCCTTGGCGGCCAGGCCGGACATCGCCACCGCGGGGAAGGCCGCCGCGGCGACCACCACGCCGGCCAACAGGCCGCACACGAGCAGCGATGCGGCGTTGGTCAGCACATTGTGGTCACGTTTCCGCATCCAGGTCACCTCAGCAGGGTACGCGAGTAGGGAACGAGGGGCGCCGGGGAGTTGTTTCCCCATTTCCTGCGCGCGCTGCCCTCGTTGTGCTAAACGCACGACCCCCGGTGCGTGGTTGCGTCTGACCTGGCGTGAGTCTCCACCGATCGAAGGAGGCGGCGCAGCGTTTTCGCCGACCTCGACGGGGTAACCGGCGGTCGAGCGCCCGGGAAGCCGGGAGTGTCCGGAATGATGGATTTCGTCGACAACGTTGCGTAATCAGTCGACTACAGAGCATGATGGGGGACGGCGACAGCGCCACATGTCGTTCGCGCCGCCTTGGGGAAGGCGAGCCGGGCGATCGGGGGGAATTGCCGGCTGACGTGCATCGAGGTCGGTAGGTACTGCAAGGGGGGACGTGTACACATGGGCATGATCACTGACTGGCCGTCGCTGGCGGCGTGTCAGAACGGGGACCCGGACGCGTTGTTCGTACAGGGCGCCGAACAGAACGTGGCGAAGCGGATCTGCCGGAGCTGCCCAGTTCGGTACGAGTGCCTGGCCGACGCGCTGGACAACCGGATCGAGTTCGGTGTGTGGGGTGGCATGACCGAACGCGAACGCCGAGCGCTACTGCGTCGTCACCCGCAGGTGACGAGCTGGCGCAAGATGTTCGAGGCCGCGATGAAGAAGAACAGCAAGGACAAGGCCGGCAAGGACAAGATCCTCGTCAGCGCGGCCACCTGACGCCGGTCACGGCCGGCTGATCGCCGCGCCGATCGTCCGCAACCCGTCGACGTCGTGCACGTCGGCGGGTTGCGCCGTCACCGACACCGCTGGCACCGCCGGGAACGCCTCGGTGAACCGCGCGGCCACCTGCTGCTCGCGTACCGCCTGGCGGGCCAGCGCGGCGTGCGCCCGCAGCACGTCGGCGGTGGCCTCGTGCCCACCCACCTCGGCCAGCCGCTCCGCGGCGGCCCGGCTCCGTTCGGCGTCCAGCTCCGGCACCGCGGGCCGGTGCACCCGGTTGAGCACCAGGCCGGCCAGCGGCATGTTCTCCTCCCGCAGTCGGCCGGCGAAGTAGGCGGCCTCCCGGACCGCGTCCGGCTCCGGCGCCGCGACCAGCACGAAGGCCGTCTCCCGTGCCTGGAGGATGCGGTACGTCTGCTCGGCCCGCTGGCGGAAACCGCCGAACATGGAGTCCAGCGCGGCCACGAAGCCGGACAGGTCGGTGAGCAGCTGCGCGCCGAGCACCTTCTGCACCACCTTCGAGAACATCC
Above is a window of Micromonospora coriariae DNA encoding:
- a CDS encoding WhiB family transcriptional regulator, with product MGMITDWPSLAACQNGDPDALFVQGAEQNVAKRICRSCPVRYECLADALDNRIEFGVWGGMTERERRALLRRHPQVTSWRKMFEAAMKKNSKDKAGKDKILVSAAT
- a CDS encoding GatB/YqeY domain-containing protein, which codes for MSTLKDRLTADMRSALKARDELTTSTLRMALAAVGTAEVAGKAKRELTDDEVLAVLTKEAKKRREAATAFADAGRAEQAAKETAEGEVLDRYLPKQLSDAELTELVSGALAAGGFTGKAQMGPAMKAAQAAVAGQAEGGRVAAEVRRQLGL
- a CDS encoding RNA polymerase sigma factor, whose amino-acid sequence is MREVNARGADWFRGIYARHYPDVVRYGLRRLDGLTAAEELAQEVFLVAWRRRSELPARTLPWLYGVARRLLANHWRAQRAVPPPVELTEAAALDRHDGVVRLVDVRAALSRLSDDDQEILRLVGWEQSSLSEAALVLGCGAATAKVRLHRARRRLTEMLREQPEQTPSLDGQLGGAR
- a CDS encoding CU044_5270 family protein, whose translation is MNKRVRELLEAADPARGIQVGAGDVEEVLRLASNDVTSYGAVVPVRRARRLVTVGAAFAVVAVAAMTVTILRPTAGPAGSSQPPTVPGAAGVPAHCLSTIADRMRATSYDGQAGRYEYLHRRGQGGSSMVQPGSRTQLVSVLYSEETSRWLAADGSGRLRTVRGAPTYPDDASRNFYAEHPEMIPNEGSDTDDLRPGDFTVLPLPAPQPAAMAEALYQARENGPSHVLVSVAELNNERVVDFARRAAVLRFLAGTDGVTCRDEQTDPAGRTGIVVSADFGRGPRPSPGDWGREYLLFDPQTGELLARGGGANSAAGGVTWSTVYLERGYTDVLG
- a CDS encoding TMEM175 family protein, encoding MSRTRLEVFSDAVFAVAITLLALNLAVAGPGHGPLLHQVADHWSSFVVYLISFATIGLIWVNHHALIDNLVVIDRTLALLNLVLLLFVVLIPVDTATVAKYLPLGGQDAQVAVILYAAAFLGMGLSFAGIFEWTLRPGRLPQPVPERTRWKARLRFGAATILYLAAVAVAFVSPLVALVIIAGVPVYYIFERAPALGSPAGARQQ
- a CDS encoding metallophosphoesterase codes for the protein MRKRTLFRLAAGTAAVGAATLAYASLVERNRFTLRRYDVPMLPADAEPLRVLHLSDLHMMPDQARKQHWVASLAALDPDLVVVTGDNMAHPGAVPGVLRALQPLLDYPGAFVFGSNDYTGPVWKNPFTYFLPDREYTEGVDLPYKELRQVFTGAGWLDLNNARSMLKAGGRQIDLVGVDDPHIERDDYGAVDGAISSSADLSIAMAHSPEPRVLDQMAADGFGLLLAGHTHGGQVCVPGVGALVTNCGLPRSMASGLHRWPGSDSWLHVSAGLGTHPTAPVRFACPPEATILTLIPR
- a CDS encoding ATP-binding protein, whose protein sequence is MELLERANTLATLDRLLVSPGGAIALVAGEAGAGKSAVVNAFAATAAPRARVLWGSCDPLLTPRALGPLHDIARQVGGVLAERLTALHAAAEAERRGTVFDALLDELTDPRRGHRTVMVVEDAHWADGATLDLIAYLGRRLARHPALLVLTLRDDEVGAEHPLHGVLAGLPRPLVHRLPLPALSTDAVAALARRAGRAPAGLYQATGGNPLLVTEVLAATGPGVPPTVRDLVLARLAALSPPAREVAALVSVVPSRAEPYLLVDHSPAAVQESLDLGVLVPAGNGVAFRHELLGRAVRESLSPVRRAALHAAVLARLTPRADVDAARLVHHAHHADDPTAVLRWAPVAAQRASRAGAHRQAADHYTVALPHAAGLPPPRRAEFLEAYATAAYLAGLGAQALAARRDALTLREAEGDPLRIGENLRWVSRLCWWTGDSTAARAAGTRAVQVLESAPPGVQLAMAYSNMSQLLMLGDDVDRAIDWGGRARELARRLGDAETEAHALVNVGSARLQRGDVAGVIELERGHTLAAAHHLDDHAARALVNLATVTVDWHRLAPAAEALDRALHFTTTRDLDGYARHLLGYRARLRLATGDWSGARADAEQALSGTEQPGASLAPALVTLNRLDARRGGPAGPHHLDGATRWAAQSRELQFVVPVAAALAERHWLAGEPTRATAELRRVHGLAVEAGQPWFAGELAYWLWRSGEPVGDTAALASPYRRLIEGDWAGAAEEWQQLGCPYSRAEALACGDDAAAGEALRVLDGLGAVAVARRLRAELRGRGMARVPRGPRPATAADPTGLTARQREVLALVAEGLSNAEIAARLSLSTRTVGHHVSAVLDKLAVPSRGQAAAAARRQGLVPPNIGVSADPPVQRAT
- a CDS encoding penicillin-binding protein, yielding MRKRDHNVLTNAASLLVCGLLAGVVVAAAAFPAVAMSGLAAKAGAETFGALPTELTVARAPQISYLYASDGKTPLAIMYDENRRDVKLPDISPYMQKAIIAAEDHDFYKHNGVDINGVARAFVNNQNESAGRQGASTLTMQYVRLAIAYSATHPADVVAATEDTSARKLREMRLALQVDKEFTKDEILTRYLNLASFGNGAYGVFAASQVYFGKPPSKLKIEEAALLAGMVKAPTTNDPTTKAGFPLALNRRNYVIQNMVDIKAISQQEADAAKATKLVVKDKRTPNGCVAANVNSWGFFCDYFYRWWMQQETFGSTSYDRERRLKSGGYNIVTSLEVQAQNGADRAVRRAKSENSKEAAMVAVVEPGSGRVRALAVNRQFKLDDPKNPKNKLSSDPAKKRKGIRGNYPATVNPLLTGGDGITGYQAGSTFKIFTILAALEKGIPLSYTINAQQQFKSEYVVKQGSPAACKGTHFYCPTNSNQKPGGVQTMWSAFAQSVNTYFVPLQQQVGAENVVDAAKRAGINFRVSEENDWANNKAYAHDWGAFTLGVSSATPLDLANAYATIAADGKYCEPIPVQEIRDPEGKKLDIANPRCEKRFSTDVARAAVDAARCPVGDNSSTSKCGGSRTAGVVKGVVKAPVAGKSGTTDSEKTAALVAMTKQYSVAGIMADPDWPQTNVEMKHKEKDGINPPVYETLRDAMKHKPRVNFEPPGRKIAEGDQRSIPDVKCSSVDSAKSRLRNASFEPVVSDTKVTSTCPAGTAAGTSPDGRTIKGGVVTIQVSSGGGTPPPGGTTPGNPDQPGNRPGRPGTGRPGG